A window of the Eulemur rufifrons isolate Redbay chromosome 6, OSU_ERuf_1, whole genome shotgun sequence genome harbors these coding sequences:
- the PRSS23 gene encoding serine protease 23 has translation MAGIPGLLFLLLLLLLCAVGRVSPSGAPWKPTWPAYRLPVVLPQSTLNLAKPDFGAEAKLEVSSSCGPQCHKGTPLPTYEEAKQYLSYETLYSNGSRTETRVGIYILSNSAGGAHGRDSETSGKSRRKRQIYGYDSRFSIFGKDFLLNYPFSTSVKLSTGCTGTLVAEKHVLTAAHCIHDGKTYVKGTQKLRVGFLKPKFKDGGRGANDSSSAIPEKMKFQWIRVKRTHVPKGWIKGNANDIGMDYDYALLELKKPHKRKFMKIGVSPPAKQLPGGRIHFSGYDNDRPGNLVYRFCDVKDETYDLLYQQCDAQPGASGSGVYVRMWKRQQQKWERKIIGIFSGHQWVDMNGSPQDFNVAVRITPLKYAQICYWIKGNYLDCREG, from the coding sequence ATGGCGGGGATTCCagggctcctcttcctcctcctcctcctcctgctctgcgCTGTGGGGCGTGTGAGCCCTTCCGGTGCCCCCTGGAAACCCACTTGGCCTGCTTACCGCCTCCCTGTCGTCTTGCCCCAGTCTACCCTCAACTTAGCCAAGCCAGACTTCGGGGCGGAAGCCAAATTGGAAGTGTCCTCCTCATGCGGCCCCCAGTGTCATAAGGGAACTCCACTGCCCACTTACGAAGAGGCCAAGCAATACCTGTCTTACGAAACGCTCTATTCCAACGGCAGCCGCACCGAGACGCGGGTGGGCATTTACATCCTCAGCAACAGCGCAGGTGGGGCCCACGGCCGAGACTCGGAGACTTCAGGAAAGTCTCGGAGGAAGCGGCAGATCTATGGCTATGACAGCAGGTTCAGCATTTTTGGGAAGGACTTCCTGCTCAACTACCCTTTCTCAACATCGGTGAAGTTATCCACAGGCTGCACCGGCACCCTGGTGGCGGAGAAGCACGTCCTCACAGCTGCCCACTGCATACACGACGGGAAAACCTACGTGAAAGGAACCCAGAAACTCCGAGTGGGCTTCCTGAAGCCCAAGTTCAAAGACGGTGGTCGAGGGGCCAATGACTCGAGCTCAGCCATCCCCGAGAAGATGAAATTTCAGTGGATCCGGGTGAAACGCACCCACGTGCCCAAGGGTTGGATCAAGGGCAATGCCAATGACATTGGCATGGATTATGACTATGCCCTCCTGGAACTCAAAAAGCCCCACAAGAGAAAGTTCATGAAGATTGGGGTGAGCCCTCCTGCTAAACAGCTGCCCGGGGGCAGAATCCACTTCTCTGGGTATGACAATGATCGGCCGGGCAATTTAGTGTACCGTTTCTGCGACGTCAAAGACGAGACCTATGACCTGCTCTACCAGCAGTGTGACGCCCAGCCCGGGGCCAGTGGGTCAGGGGTCTACGTGAGGATGTGGAAGAGACAGCAGCAGAAGTGGGAGCGAAAAATTATTGGCATCTTTTCAGGGCACCAGTGGGTGGACATGAATGGCTCCCCACAGGATTTTAATGTGGCTGTCAGGATCACCCCTCTCAAATATGCCCAGATTTGCTATTGGATTAAAGGAAACTACCTGGATTGTAGGGAGGGGTGA